From one Toxorhynchites rutilus septentrionalis strain SRP unplaced genomic scaffold, ASM2978413v1 HiC_scaffold_26, whole genome shotgun sequence genomic stretch:
- the LOC129781901 gene encoding nuclear pore glycoprotein p62-like yields the protein MEQELEFVTAQHTDLEECIIPLEEELSKIVQVDIERGQTYSMAETLDSQLKQMSEDLKEVIEHLNESNKYSDPSDPLVQIGKILNAHMNSLQWIESSTSSITSRLEEIGKMHDTLRKDNERSFRLNYDN from the coding sequence ATGGAGCAGGAGCTAGAATTCGTCACTGCTCAGCATACCGATTTGGAGGAGTGTATTATACCGCTCGAGGAGGAACTTTCCAAAATCGTTCAGGTTGATATCGAACGAGGCCAAACTTATTCAATGGCGGAAACATTAGACTCGCAGCTCAAACAAATGTCCGAGGATCTCAAGGAAGTGATTGAACATTTAAACGAGTCGAACAAATACTCCGATCCGAGCGATCCTTTGGTGCAGATTGGAAAGATACTAAATGCTCACATGAATTCTCTACAATGGATTGAATCATCCACCTCCAGCATAACCTCCCGTTTGGAGGAAATTGGTAAAATGCACGATACACTGAGGAAGGATAACGAGCGATCATTTCGGTTGAATTATGACAATTAA